Proteins encoded by one window of Ictidomys tridecemlineatus isolate mIctTri1 chromosome 7, mIctTri1.hap1, whole genome shotgun sequence:
- the Mlph gene encoding melanophilin → MGRKLDLSQLTDEEAAHIWAVVQRDLDLRRREEERLEELKGRIKKESSKRELLADTAHLKDTHCARCLQPYRLLASRRQCLDCGLFTCKSCSHIHPEEQGWLCDPCHLARVLKVGSLEWYHAHVRARFKRFGSAKVIRSLYGRLQGGGGPEPSVGERSGDSEQTDEDGEPGPGAQAQPLGNRKKRLLSFRDVDFEEDLDPASQDSDLDPASQACCQPPSPPSVPVATAALQFLSGEPCSEGATSQEDAILEEAHARTSRCHPPAEEHPDSPPPTGQDALAEPCLPGDSCKMALGPAAVPGMRPSRNEQPPSLYLASVDSSDENSIWATAAAAQHSRRTGQTAAQGQGPAAGAGADADREEEALRRKLEDLTRNISDQGTSSEEEQVREEETQPDVAPPSRALPRPGPEVCTATDAQEKGPGGPVQPGWTTDEELSELEDRVAVAAAQVQHTESEVSDIEARIAALRAAGLTVKPSGKPRRRSNLPIFLPRVAGKLGRSPEDPSADPGNQGKVTGVSCLPRRASSLRSPGKDDESFDRKSTYRGSLTQRNPNGRKGTANHLFAKPVMAHQP, encoded by the exons ATGGGGCGAAAGCTGGACCTTTCCCAGCTCACCGATGAGGAGGCGGCGCACATCTGGGCGGTGGTGCAGCGGGACTTGGACCTGcggaggagagaagaagagagactAGA GGAGTTGAAGGGCAGGATCAAGAAGGAAAGCTCCAAGAGGGAGCTGCTGGCGGACACGGCCCATCTGAAGGACACCCACTGCGCCCGCTGCCTGCAGCCTTACAGGCTCCTGGCCAGCAGAAGGCAGTGCCTGGACTGTGGCCTTTTCACCTGCAAAAGCTGCAGCCACATCCACCCGgaggagcagggctggctctgcgACCCTTGCCACCTGGCCAG AGTCCTGAAGGTGGGCTCGCTGGAGTGGTACCACGCACACGTGAGAGCCCGCTTCAAGCGGTTCGGGAGTGCCAAAGTGATCCGGTCCCTCTACGGGCGGCTGCAGGGAGGAG GTGGGCCTGAGCCCAGCGTGGGAGAGAGGAGTGGAGACAGCGAGCAGACAGATGAGGATGGAGAACCCGGCCCaggggcccaggcccagccccttgGCAACAGA AAAAAGCGCCTCCTCTCCTTCCGTGACGTGGACTTTGAGGAAGACTTGGACCCTGCCTCCCAGGACTCGGACCTGGATCCTGCCTCCCAGGCCTGCTGTCAGCCCCCGAGCCCGCCCTCGGTCCCTGTGGCCACAGCAGCCCTGCAG TTCCTCTCAGGAGAGCCCTGCTCCGAGGGTGCCACTTCCCAGGAGGATGCCATCCTGGAAGAGGCTCATGCTAGGACCTCCAGGTGCCACCCCCCTGCAGAAGAGCATCCAGACAGCCCCCCACCTACTGGACAGGATGCCCTTGCTGAACCGTGCCTGCCTGGGGACTCCTGCAAGATGGCCCTGGGGCCTGCTGCTGTGCCCG ggATGAGGCCCAGCCGGAACGAGCAGCCGCCCTCGCTGTACCTGGCCAGCGTGGACAGTTCTGACGAGAACAGCATCTGGGCCACCGCGGCAGCCGCCCAGCACAGCAGACGGACAGGGCAGACGGCAGCTCAGGGCCAG GGTCCGGCTGCCGGAGCAGGCGCAGACGCCGACAGAGAGGAGGAGGCCCTGAGGAGGAAGCTGGAGGACCTGACCAGAAACATCAGTGACCAGGGCACCTCGTCCGAGGAGGAGCAGGTCAGGGAAGAAGAGACCCAGCCGGATGTGGCCCCCCCCAGCAGGGCCCTCCCCAGGCCGGGCCCAGAG GTGTGCACAGCCACCGATGCCCAGGAAAAGGGCCCCGGGGGCCCCGTGCAGCCCGGCTGGACGACGGATGAGGAGCTGTCGGAGCTGGAGGACAGAGTGGCCGTGGCAGCTGCCCAAGTTCAGCACACGGAGAGCGAG GTGTCAGACATCGAGGCCAGGATCGCAGCCCTGAGGGCCGCGGGGCTCACGGTGAAACCCTCGGGAAAGCCCCGGAGGAGGTCAAACCTGCCG ATATTTCTTCCTCGAGTTGCTGGGAAACTTGGCAGGAGTCCAGAGGACCCGAGTGCAGACCCTGGGAACCAGGGCAAG GTGACAGGGGTGTCCTGCCTTCCCAGGAGGGCCTCTTCCCTCAGATCTCCAG